AGGAATTGTACCTGCTGCTTTCATGGCCTGGAGCCCCTCAAGCGGCGCAAACTGTAAATGGTCAGCCGAAACCGCCCCCAATTCCCCCGCCAAAAGGCTGCCCCCCGAAGCCGCAAGCTCATCCGCGTGAAGTTTCAGTTTCAAGCCCTGCTCACGCGCTTTTAATAAAATTCGGCGCGTATCTTCAGGCGTAAAAAAACCTGCTTCACAAAAGACGTCGCAAAACTCTGCCAGTCCCTGCGCTGCCACAGCAGGAATCATCGCGACCACCTCATCAACATACTCCGCATGGGGGTGATCATGTGGAACAGCATGCGCTCCCATAAAGGTCGAGACCAAATCAATGGGATGCGCCTGATCTGCCGCTGCGATCACCTGTAAAATCCGCAATTCATGTGCCAAGGAAAGGCCATAACCGCTCTTTGCTTCTGCAGTGGTGGTGCCATGGGCCAACATGCGATCCAAACGCTGCAAAGCCTCTTCCAAGAGTTCTTCAAAAGAGGAGGCGCGGGTACGCGCCACCGTATAATTAATCCCCCCCGACATGCGCGTGCCCTTCGGTTGGTTGCGAGCCGTCCGAATCCGCTCGGTCAACTCATGTTCACGGGTCCCTGCAAAGACCAGATGGGTATGGGGATCCACCAGACCGGGTATCACAGCCCTTCCCTTCACAGAGTAGGCAGGCACACCCTTTGGGTTGGAAAACAGATTCATCGTGCCATAATCTGCAATCAGACCTTTTTCAATCCGCAAAAAAGCATCCTGTAGAATTTCAATCTGATCCATTTGAGAAGGCAAAATCGGCCCCTGGTGTTCGGGAATATACAGGGTGACCAGCTCACCAATATCTGTCAGAAAATAATCAGAATTCAAATCAGATGCTGTCATCACTTCGTACTCCCTTGCGTTCAACTCGCTCTGGTGTCAAGCTAACATATCTCAAGCAATCCTGGGTTTGTCTTTTTGCAAAGATAGGATTAAACTGCTTATTCACATGGGCACTTAAGCATAAAACCAGACAAACAGTCAGGAACCCCCTTGAAAAAAAGAATGCAGCAGAAAGAATCAGGCACAGCATCTACTTTGCAACTGCTCAAACAGATGCCCATGATGACTCTGCTTTGGACCCCTCCACCGGAAGCAAGTCTGGTTTTCCTGAGCGCTCCCCTTTACCATCGCCTCGGGCTTGACGAAGAACTGCCTGCTTCTGAAGAACTGCTGAAGGTTCATCTTGCTCCAGAAGATTTTGAAAAACTTTATACCCTACTGCACACGGGCCCTTTTCCTCAATCACTGGATTTCACATGGGAACCCGCCCTCAAGCCTGGCTTTCAAAGCCGCTTAACCCTCACACTTTTGAAAGGGCATCAAGGCATTTTGGGAAGCCTTGAACCCCTCCCCCCCCAATCTGCACTGCAGATGAGCAGCCAGCAACCTGATCTGAGCCAGAAACTACTCACTGCGATTATCCAAGCTTCTCCCCTGCCCATTTATTCCATTACAGCCCAGGGCTTTGTCACCAGTTGGAACCCTGCCGCAGAAAAAATTTTCGGGTTCAGCAGCGAAGAAGCCATGGGAAAAATCTTACCGATCGTGCAAGCTGAAAATCAATCTGAATTTCAGTTTTTACGCAGCCAGGTGCTGCAGGGGAAAATTTTTCAAGGAGTTGAGGTGATTCGCAAAAATCGCAAAGGTGAAGAAATTTATCTCAGCTTGAATATTGCCCCCCTTTACGATCAAAACCAGCAAGCCACAGGCATGATTGCCATTACAGAAGACATCACACGGCGTAAACAAGCTGAAATAGAGCTGCTGGAGCTGAACCTGCACCTTGAAGAAAGGGTGCAGGAACGCACGCATGAACTGAAAACTGAAATCACGCAAAGAAAAGGCATTCAAACTCAACTGCAAAAGACCAATCAGGAGCTCTCGCATGCGCTGCGCATCAAAGATGAATTTCTTGCGAATATGAGCCATGAATTGCGCACCCCCCTGACCGCCATTCTGGGTTTAACCGAACTGATGCAGGAAAAAGAAAAAAACTCACAAAATCTGCAATACCTAGAAACCATCCATGACAGTGGCCAACACCTGCTCTCATTGATCAACGATATTCTCGATCTTGCCAAAATTGGCGCTGGGCATTTATCCCTAAAAACAGAAAACATCAATCTGCATTTACTCTGCGAAAAGAGCCTGCGCCTGGTCAAACAGATGGCTGTGCACAAACGGCAAACATTACGCTATGAGCCAGAAACAAAAGATATTCAATTGGAAGCAGACCCCTTACGTCTCAAGCAAATTTTGGTCAATTTGCTTTCGAATGCGATTAAATTCACTTGGCCCGGTGGACAAATTGTCTTGCGTATAAAACGGCAGGACTCGGGTGAAATTGTGATTGAAATTGAGGATACCGGCATTGGCATCAAGCCCGATGATCTGGAAACAATTTTCGAACCCTTTGTACAGCTTGAAAGCGGCATCAGCCGCCAAGCTGGAGGAACAGGTCTGGGGCTGGCGCTGGTCAGGCATCTGACACAACTTCACAAAGGCAAGATCACAGTCAAGAGCACGCCCGGAAAAGGCAGTTGCTTCAGACTCAGCTTACCCGACCAGCAAAGCCAGGCCTAAAACAGGCCAAGCCAAACAGAGGGCTGGTAAAAACAAACCCTGTCTTGAAATAGAGGTTGGAAAAGAACTTAAAGCGAAAGCTGGTAGCTCAGAACAGGTGTCTTGTCGAGACTGTAACTCAGTGAAAAAGGCTCTAAAAACTCGCTGATGCGGTATTTGTTTTCTAAGCCATAGTTGTATTCGGTGGCTACCATATAGGCATCACGTACATTCCAGAGATGGTAACCCAACATGCTTAACGTAATCATGGTATTGCCTAAGCTTGAAGCTTCTTCAGGGCGATTGGAAAGCAAGGCAAACCCCATCAGGCCTCCGGCCAAAATCAAGGTGCCTCCCCCCATAATCCAGAAACTGCGGGGATTGTCATTGCCGACATACAGTTGCCCCAAGCCCGGATAAAGTGCTGAAAGCAAAAAAGCCTTTGCAGGATCTTTTTTCATTTCAACCAGGGTTTCCTGGCGGCGTTTATCAAATTGAGCCAATTCCTGCTTGTCCAAAGAACTCAGACCAAAGGTTTGCGTGCTTGCAAAAATTTCGCTTGCGGGCGCTGCCTGAACGGCAAACACCTGGGAAGCGACCAGAATCAGACTGAGGGACAAGGATTTCCACTGAAATTTTCTCATGTGTTCCAGAATACCATAAGTTTTCAAGATTGTTGATAGCCCCGATCACAATTTCTCTTCGGCATCAATCAGCCCAGGCAATCAAGCCTCCCAAACGCCCAGTAAGCCCCTGATCCCGTCGGAAAGAGAAAAACAGTTCAGGCTCACTGACTGTACAACGATTCAAACTGAACAGTGTTTCGGGCTGAATACCCGCTCTCAAAGCCTGACGTCTGTTAATTTCTACCAAATCAAGATGGACTTTTTCGCCTTTGACACGCGCCACTTGTGGATCACGAATATCCACATGATCCGCAAACGCCTCAGCCACCTCAGTGCCCACTTCAAATTGTTCAAAGCCAATGCCTGGACCAATTGCCACTTGAATCCGATCGGCCTGGGCACCAAACTCAGCTTGCATACGCTCAATCACCCGCCTGAGAATCTGGGCCTGGGTTCCCCGCCAACCGGCATGAACGGCTCCGATCACATGCGCCACAGGCTCAACCAAAAGAATCGGCAAGCAATCCGCAACCTGAATCAAAAGCGGAAGGTCTGTCTCGGCAGTGATCAGCCCATCGGTATCCGCAATGCCTTCTTCCTGGCTGAAAGCCCCCCGCCCCGCATCTTCAGCTTTTACGGTATAAAGCCCTGCCCCATGACACTGCCGACAAGCCACCAGACGCTCGATATTCATGCTCAAGCCAGCCCCCAAACGGCGGCGGTTTTCAAGCACAGCCTCATAGGCTTCTGTTTCCTGACCCGTGGGATATTTGAGATTGAGTGATGCATAAGGCGCTTCGCTCACACCCCCGGCTCGGGTTGAAAAGCCATGGCGCAGACCGGAAATATTCAGCCAGGCAGGGTTTTGTAAAAACAGCGGATGGGTCATGAAAAGCCTCCTGAAACAGCATACTGCATGCCTCCAGTATCTCACAGAGTACAAAGCAATGCTCCGCCGCAAGCCCGGTGGTGGGTTTGCACTCAAACAAAGCCCAGAAAGATAAGTTCTTGATGGTAAAATGCATGCAATTCGTGATTGACAGAGGTAAATCGTTCCATGTTGCAACGCCGTCTTTCTCTGCTGACGCTTTTGCCGCTCTTAAGCCTGAGTCTTTGGCTAAGCCCTGCTTGCCAAGTTTCCGCCCAAGCCAGCCCAAATCAAGCGGGAGAAGAAAATGCTCCCAGTTTTGAAAAAACCATCAAGGGTTTTACTGCCTTGCCGGGACTGTTTACGTTTTATCTCAAAGAAAGCGATCACAAAATCCTGCTCGAAATTCAACCCGCTCAGCTGGATCAGGTTTTTTTGCTCAGTATTACCCGCGAAGCCGGAGACGGCGCATTTTTTGATTCTTCCTCTCAGGAAAATACCTTGCCCGTTTATTTTCACAAGGTCGGAAAAACCATTCAGCTTCTGGTCAAAAACTACAATTACCGCGCCGATCAGAACACCGCCATTCAGCGGGCCATTCCACGCGGGGTCAGTGATGCCCTGCTGGGATCGACACAGGTGATCGGCCCTCCGCATCCTGAAAAAGGCGCCTTGCTGGTGGACGCCGCCGAGCTCTTCGTCAGCGATTTGGCCAATACCGGCCGTTTTTTTCAAATGCTGCAACGCGAAGGTCTGGCCAGCTATCGTTTAGACGAACGCAACAGTTATTTACAGAAAATCAAATCCTTTCCTGAGAACAATGAGATTGAAGTGCTCTTGAATTATCTGGGGGAGGGCACAGATTTCCCCACCCCCACCCTGGCCGATGACCGTGGTTTTCGGCATCTGATGCATTACAGTCTCAGCAAACTACCTGAAACCAGCTATCAGCCGCGTTTGGCTGATGATCGCGTGGGACACTTTACCACCATGTATTGGGACTATAACCAATTCTCCAAAGAGGATCCCTATGTCCGCTATATTAACCGCTGGAATCTTGAAAAAGCAGATCCCCGGCTGCCCCTCTCTCCCCCCCGCGAGCCGATTGTGTTCTGGCTCGAGAATACCATTCCCACAGAATATCGCGATGCCGTTCGAGAAGGCGTTTTGCTCTGGAACACTGCCTTTGAAAAAATTGGTTTCAAAGACGCCATTCAGGTCAAGCAAATGCCTGATGACGCCGACTGGGATCCCGCTGACGCCCGTTACAATACCATCCGTTGGATGGTGAATCCAGGTGCCAGTTATGCTGTGGGCCCCTCGCGTGCTCACCCTCTGACAGGCGAGGTCTATGATGCCGATGTGCGCATCAGTGCGGATTTTATCCGTGCCATGTATAACGAATACGATTTTTGGGCCACCCCTTTGGCTGAGGCCCCCAAAGCCCAAAACCAAACCAAGGCCCGCAAAAACAGCCAGCAGCGCTGTGAGTATTCTCAGGGGCTGGCACATGAACTGAGCTTTGGTCGCCAGCTGATGGCCGCACGCGGAAGTCTCTCACCGGCCGCTTCCGCTCAATTTATTCACGATGCTATTATTGCGCTGGTGGCCCATGAAGTTGGGCATACCTTGGGTCTGCGCCATAACTTTAAGGCCAGCACCCTGCACAAGGCCTCCGATCTGCATTTGCTCAATCAAACCCGCAGCAAGGGCCTGACCAGTTCTGTCATGGATTATGTGCCCGTCAATCTCGCCCCCAAGGGTGTTAAACAGGGAGAATACTACCAAACCACCCTGGGGCCCTACGATTACTGGGCGATTGAATACGCCTACCGCCAATTCACCAAAGACAGCGATCTCAGCGAAAAGGGCCAGCTCGAAAAGATTGCAGCCCGCTCCAGTCAACCCGAACTGGCCTATGGAACCGATGAAGATGTCTATGGCGGCCCCTTGTCAGTAGATCCCTTGGCCAATTTTTGGGATCTGGGGGCAGATCCCCTGCTTTTTCAACGCCAACGCCTGGAATTGGCCCAGGAGCTGTTCAGCAAACTGGAAAAAGAATTTGAAAAACCCGGCGAACGCTATCCACGCCTGCGTCAGGTTTTTTCGATGGCTCTCAGTGAATACTTTGTCTCTGTACAGGGCATTGTCAAATATGTAGGCGGCATCTACACCCACCGCAACCATATCGGAGATCCCCAGGCCCGCGTACCCCTGGAAGTTGTACCCGCAGCCAAACAGCGCGAAGCATTGGAGCTGGTTGCAACGCAGTTGTTTAACCAGGAAGCGTTTCAATTCAGCCCCGAACTGCTGAGCAAAATGGGCCCCGAACGCCAATGGGATTTTGAAGACAGTTTGCTGGATTCAAGCCTGGATCTGCCTCTGCATCAAATCGTCAAATCCTTGCACAGTCGAGTCTTGGGCTATTTACTCAGCTCTCCACTTTTGAACCGGATTCAGGACAATGAACTGCTGTTTAAAAAGGGAGAAGCCCGCTTTACGCTGGAACAGCACTTCAGTTTTCTGCGTGACAGCATTTGGAAAGAGCTCAAACAAGGTCAAAATATTGTCAGTTTCCGGCGCAATTTACAAAGAATCCACCTTGAACAGCTCAAACAGATTTATTTAAACAGGAATTTGTTCTTATCTGCAGATGCCCGCACCTTGGCCCGTCAGGATTTAATCCAGTTGCGTCAGGGAATTGATCAGGCCTTGAAGGTTTCAGGAGTCAAACTGGATGCCTTGACACGTGCGCATTTAGACGAATCGCGTGCCATCATGGATACCACGATCAAAGCCAGCATCGCGCGTTAGACAGATCAGGCGGGCAGCTAACGCCCGCCTGCCAATTCAATTTTCCAGGGAGCCAGGCCCACGACTTCGCCAAAAAGGTCGTAATCATCAGAGGCCTCAATGCGCACACGCACGCGATCTCCGATCTTGATCGAACCTGCAGGCAGGGCACGGGCTTCTGGGGTCTCCGCCAGATCACCATGCACACAGAAAACCTGTCCGTCAATTTCAGGGGCATCGGCCCAACTGCGCCCAATCAATTGGCCGGGTTCCTCATTATAATCGTCGATCACCACATCCATTTCGGAGCCAATGCGGGCAGCCAGTTTTTCAGCTGAAATCGCCTGCTGAAGCGCCATAAAACGCTCATAGCGTTCCTGTTTCACTTCTTCAGGCACCAAATCTGAGAAATGGGTAGCATCAGCTTCTTCAACCTCAGAATAGGTAAAACAACCCACCCGATCTAAACGGGCTTCCTGGAGAAAATCAAGCAGCAATTGAAAATCTTCTTCAGTCTCCCCCGGAAAGCCAACAATAAAGGTTGAGCGCAGCACAATTTCAGGACAAATCTGACGCCAGCGGCGCACGTACTCCAATTGCTGTGCCGCACCCGGTCGCCGCATGCGTTTCAGCACCGCTGGGCTGGCGTGCTGAAAGGGCACATCCAGATAGGGCAAAAGTTTGCCTGCGGCCATCAGTTCCACCAGTTTATCGACAAAGGGATAAGGGTAAACATAGTGCAACCGCACCCAAGCACCGGTTTCTCCCAATTGTGTCGCCAAATCAACCAAATGAGCGGGAATCTCCCGCCCTTGAAAGGCCGTGCTGCGGTGGCGAAGATCCACGCCATAGGCGCTGGTATCTTGTGCAATCACCAAGAGTTCACGTGTACCACTGCGCAGCAAGCGCCAGGCTTCGCCCAAAATATCTTTGCTGTCGCGGGAAACCTGCTTGCCCCGCAATTTGGGAATAATACAAAAGCTACAGGTATGGTTACATCCTTCTGCAATTTTCAGATAACTGAAATGGCGAGGCGTCAGTTTAATTCCCGCTTCAGGCACCAAAGCCGTATGCGGGTTCTGATCCGGGGGAATCAGCTCATGAATGGCATGTAAAACTGCATCATCGGCCATCGAGCCTGTAATCGCATGCACCATCGGATAGCGTTCACGTACCGTTTCAGGGCGTTCGCCCAGGCAACCGGTCACAATCACTTTACCCGTTGCATCCATGGCTTCGCCAATGGCTTCCAGCGATTCTTCAACCGCAGGGGTAATAAAACCACAGGTATTGACGATCACGGCATGGGCTTCCTCATAACTGGGTGCCACTTCATAGCCTTCGGCCCGCAGTTGGGTCAGAATACGCTCACTGTCGACCAAGGCCTTGGGACAACCCAGACTGACAAAACCGACTTTTTTAATTGCAGAAGAGGGAGATTTAATTTTAACCATAGCCTGCATTATAGCAGAGGGCAGAGGCAAGAAAGAGAGAAAAGGAAAGCGAAAATAAGATGCTATACTCAAAAGAAAAGTCTCAGCATGCCACCTATTGAAAATTGGCTTCCAGATCGCCGCTTGATTTTTTGGTCACCCCCTCTCGCCATATTCTCGCATCGCTGGCGTTCACTGACTCCCCAGGCGAAAGAAGGGTTGCTCATGCAGGGGTTGCGTCAATTCCTGAACCTGCCAGCACCTTGTGCCCCCCCTGCTGATGTCTGGCTGATTCGCTTTGATGCCCAAGCGCAGCAGATTGAACTGCTGGGGCCATTTGAAAACCTTCCCGTGCGGCCGGAGCAGCGACGTCAACCCCGCGTGATCTGCCTGCCACTTAAAAAAGCACAGCTGATCAAACAATTTCACCGCAGTTTGCCCTGGTCAGATCTTTATGAGCCAGAAGACAACGAATTTGACAATCTTTCCCTACGGCTCAAACTGGAATCCCGCCATGCAGAACTCACTGGAGAATTTGATCTGCTCTCTGACCTGGAACCGGATTCGGGGTATGGCCATTCAGCCCAGAGTCAAGAGGTTCAAAGACGCGTGGCAATTGTAGAAGATTGGCTGAAATAGCCAGAAAAAAACCCCGGTCGAAACCGGGGTAACAGTGTGTGTGTGGAGATTATTGCTTAACGGCGGACAGGGGCAGTACTCAAAGCTTTGAGTACATTGATACGGCCATGTCCATAGTATTTGTCAAAACCGACATCGCCACGATCATCGGTAGTGGCTTCAAGATGAGCCTTGACTTGTTCCTGCTTCAGATCAGGCCACTGGCTGCGAACCAGGGCTGCCAAACCAGCCACAGCGGGGGTGGCCATGGAAGTGCCACTGATAGAGCCGTAATCCTTGCTGGGCATGCCACTTGCATAGGTCGGGAAAGTAGAGAGGATGCCAACGCCAGGAGCACTGACCGAAATCCAAGGGCCATACTGTGAGAAATTGGCACGGGTATCATTGCTGTCGGTCGCACCGACAGCCACCACCCCAGGATAGGCAGCGGGATAGGATTTTTGTTCACGACCGGAATTACCCATCGCAGCCACCACAACAGCATCCTTAGAAATGGCGTGTTTTACAGCGTCTCCCACCAGTTGGGAATCAGAACCGCCACCCAAACTCAAGCTAATGACTTTGGCGCCATTGTCTGCAGCCCACATAATGCCTGAAGCCACATCGGCCCAAGAGCCTGAACCACGGTTATCCAGCACGCGTACGGGCAAAACCTTGACGCCAGGTGCATAACCGGCAACACCAATCTGGTTATTGGTGATCGCTGCAGAAATGCCTGCGCAATGGGTGCCGTGCCCCTGACCATCGTTGGGATCTTCATCTTTGTCTACGAAATCATAACCTTTGACCAGTTTAGCAGCCAGGTCAGGGTGTTTCAGATCCACGCCAGTGTCCACAATCGCGAGCAGCAGATCGGGGTTCCCTTTTTGAATTTCCCACCCTTTTTGAGAGCTGGTCAATTTGTGAGCATATTGCTTTTCAAACATTTCATCGTTGGGGAAACCGGGCGCATCCCCTTCACGGGAGATCTGGTAAGGAACGGCTTGCTCAGGGCTGAGGCTGATAATGCCATTGGGTTCAGCATAGAGTACGGAAGGATTTTTGCGCAGGGCATCAATCGCTTGAGCCGTATTGGCAGCGGGCGCCTTTACAAGTTGAATACCGAGGTGAGGTAAGCCTAACGTTTGAACAGAACTCAGACGCAAAGTGCTAAGCACTGACTGGGTTGAGCTGACACTCACCCCGGGTTTAAATCTGACTATGATTTCTCCAGGAATAGCTGAGGTTGATGCGTAAAGTGATGCTTTAAGTGGAGTACGGTTAACCTGGGCAGAAGACACAGCAGACGCCGCGCCAACACGGGCGGCCAATTGCTGGGAAGTAACAGCCGGTGCAAGACCGGACTGACAAGCTGACAATGCAGTCAGCAAACTGCCGCTGGCAAGAAGAACACTTGTAAAACGAATAGAATTTCGGATCATGTGGCGATAAATCTCCTGAAAAAATCTTAGCTAAAAATTATTATATTGTTAAAATAAGATTAAGTCAATTAAAAAATTTAATATTTTTTTAATTTTTATTTAACAACATTATTTTTAACGTGAGAAGATCCCTCACTATAATGAAGGCATGTTGACGCCATTTTTAATCTTTTTAGCCTGGATCCTGGGCTTTTTTCAATTCATGCAACCCGTCTTCCCGGCTTCGTCACCGGCCGAAGAACAAGCCTTGTATTGGGCTCCCGTGATTTACCAGCAAACCGATCCCCGTTTACCAAAAGCTGACTATATCACCCGCTTTGATTTCGATGGGGATTTTGATGGTTGGAATAATTGGGAAAATCTGCAAAAATTTCCACTTCAGGCTGCCGTCTATTACCATGTGGCAGAAACTGAAAATTTGCTTTTTATCTATTATGGGATTTTTCATCCCCGTGACTGGGAACCCGGTTTTGACAACCCCCTCAGCAGCCATGAAAACGATCTTGAAGATTTGCTCCTGGTGATTCACAAAGACGGTTCTCCCCGAGGGCGTTTGCTTTTGCTCGAAACCCAGGCCCATTTTGATTTTCATGCCTATGCTGCAGCCCGCTTAAAATCTCGCTCCACCCCGATTGAAGGCCCCTTGCCCCTCGCAGGCCAAAGCCCCCGCATCCTGATTCCCCCAGGGGGGCACGGCAATTATGGTCTGTACTCAACCCGTCCTGAAGGCAGCGGTATTCTCTACCAAGCGGCAGAACAGGCAGCCGTTCCCCAAGGCCCTGACAGCTTTCAAAAAATCTGTAACTATCGCCTTTTGCCCTTTGACGAACTCTGGCAACGTCGCAACCAGACCGGCCCCGGCACCCCCTATCGACGCTTTGGTGAATTCGGAGCCAATGATTATACCTGGTTGAATGCGGCTTCTGCCCCTTGGGTTCATGATGATCAAAACGATGGCCCTGTGTGGCCTGGCGATATTTTCGCAGATCCTGACTACGCCGTGCATCAACATGTCTCGGGTCTGCCCGCTTCTTCAGAAAATTATCTGCAGGCCCCCCTCTATACCCACCGTCTGGAAATTCAAGCCCTTCGAATCTTACGCCCAGTAGAGGCCCCACGGCTTGAAGTCTGGCAAAAAGAAACCCTGCTATGGAGTGTTCCTTTAAACCACCAAAGCGCTGAATATTGGCAATTACCGATTCAAACGCGTTATTTTTCACTGGCTCCCGGTGGCCTGAAACTCAAACTCACCAACCAA
This DNA window, taken from bacterium (Candidatus Blackallbacteria) CG13_big_fil_rev_8_21_14_2_50_49_14, encodes the following:
- a CDS encoding peptidase M43: MLQRRLSLLTLLPLLSLSLWLSPACQVSAQASPNQAGEENAPSFEKTIKGFTALPGLFTFYLKESDHKILLEIQPAQLDQVFLLSITREAGDGAFFDSSSQENTLPVYFHKVGKTIQLLVKNYNYRADQNTAIQRAIPRGVSDALLGSTQVIGPPHPEKGALLVDAAELFVSDLANTGRFFQMLQREGLASYRLDERNSYLQKIKSFPENNEIEVLLNYLGEGTDFPTPTLADDRGFRHLMHYSLSKLPETSYQPRLADDRVGHFTTMYWDYNQFSKEDPYVRYINRWNLEKADPRLPLSPPREPIVFWLENTIPTEYRDAVREGVLLWNTAFEKIGFKDAIQVKQMPDDADWDPADARYNTIRWMVNPGASYAVGPSRAHPLTGEVYDADVRISADFIRAMYNEYDFWATPLAEAPKAQNQTKARKNSQQRCEYSQGLAHELSFGRQLMAARGSLSPAASAQFIHDAIIALVAHEVGHTLGLRHNFKASTLHKASDLHLLNQTRSKGLTSSVMDYVPVNLAPKGVKQGEYYQTTLGPYDYWAIEYAYRQFTKDSDLSEKGQLEKIAARSSQPELAYGTDEDVYGGPLSVDPLANFWDLGADPLLFQRQRLELAQELFSKLEKEFEKPGERYPRLRQVFSMALSEYFVSVQGIVKYVGGIYTHRNHIGDPQARVPLEVVPAAKQREALELVATQLFNQEAFQFSPELLSKMGPERQWDFEDSLLDSSLDLPLHQIVKSLHSRVLGYLLSSPLLNRIQDNELLFKKGEARFTLEQHFSFLRDSIWKELKQGQNIVSFRRNLQRIHLEQLKQIYLNRNLFLSADARTLARQDLIQLRQGIDQALKVSGVKLDALTRAHLDESRAIMDTTIKASIAR
- a CDS encoding imidazolonepropionase; the encoded protein is MTASDLNSDYFLTDIGELVTLYIPEHQGPILPSQMDQIEILQDAFLRIEKGLIADYGTMNLFSNPKGVPAYSVKGRAVIPGLVDPHTHLVFAGTREHELTERIRTARNQPKGTRMSGGINYTVARTRASSFEELLEEALQRLDRMLAHGTTTAEAKSGYGLSLAHELRILQVIAAADQAHPIDLVSTFMGAHAVPHDHPHAEYVDEVVAMIPAVAAQGLAEFCDVFCEAGFFTPEDTRRILLKAREQGLKLKLHADELAASGGSLLAGELGAVSADHLQFAPLEGLQAMKAAGTIPVLLPGTAFYLGLPYADTLAMRELDLPLALSTDLNPGGCYCESQLFMCVLACTQMGMLPIEALAGVTLNAAYAIDRGEQAGMIAPGRAADLVVLEAANHGAIPYHFGVNLVHSVYKRGLKVWQA
- a CDS encoding 30S ribosomal protein S12 methylthiotransferase RimO; translation: MQAMVKIKSPSSAIKKVGFVSLGCPKALVDSERILTQLRAEGYEVAPSYEEAHAVIVNTCGFITPAVEESLEAIGEAMDATGKVIVTGCLGERPETVRERYPMVHAITGSMADDAVLHAIHELIPPDQNPHTALVPEAGIKLTPRHFSYLKIAEGCNHTCSFCIIPKLRGKQVSRDSKDILGEAWRLLRSGTRELLVIAQDTSAYGVDLRHRSTAFQGREIPAHLVDLATQLGETGAWVRLHYVYPYPFVDKLVELMAAGKLLPYLDVPFQHASPAVLKRMRRPGAAQQLEYVRRWRQICPEIVLRSTFIVGFPGETEEDFQLLLDFLQEARLDRVGCFTYSEVEEADATHFSDLVPEEVKQERYERFMALQQAISAEKLAARIGSEMDVVIDDYNEEPGQLIGRSWADAPEIDGQVFCVHGDLAETPEARALPAGSIKIGDRVRVRIEASDDYDLFGEVVGLAPWKIELAGGR
- a CDS encoding peptidoglycan editing factor PgeF; the protein is MTHPLFLQNPAWLNISGLRHGFSTRAGGVSEAPYASLNLKYPTGQETEAYEAVLENRRRLGAGLSMNIERLVACRQCHGAGLYTVKAEDAGRGAFSQEEGIADTDGLITAETDLPLLIQVADCLPILLVEPVAHVIGAVHAGWRGTQAQILRRVIERMQAEFGAQADRIQVAIGPGIGFEQFEVGTEVAEAFADHVDIRDPQVARVKGEKVHLDLVEINRRQALRAGIQPETLFSLNRCTVSEPELFFSFRRDQGLTGRLGGLIAWAD
- a CDS encoding peptidase S8, with amino-acid sequence MIRNSIRFTSVLLASGSLLTALSACQSGLAPAVTSQQLAARVGAASAVSSAQVNRTPLKASLYASTSAIPGEIIVRFKPGVSVSSTQSVLSTLRLSSVQTLGLPHLGIQLVKAPAANTAQAIDALRKNPSVLYAEPNGIISLSPEQAVPYQISREGDAPGFPNDEMFEKQYAHKLTSSQKGWEIQKGNPDLLLAIVDTGVDLKHPDLAAKLVKGYDFVDKDEDPNDGQGHGTHCAGISAAITNNQIGVAGYAPGVKVLPVRVLDNRGSGSWADVASGIMWAADNGAKVISLSLGGGSDSQLVGDAVKHAISKDAVVVAAMGNSGREQKSYPAAYPGVVAVGATDSNDTRANFSQYGPWISVSAPGVGILSTFPTYASGMPSKDYGSISGTSMATPAVAGLAALVRSQWPDLKQEQVKAHLEATTDDRGDVGFDKYYGHGRINVLKALSTAPVRR